DNA from Desulfarculus baarsii DSM 2075:
GCCGCCGGCGGGGTCAGCCTGGTTTATTTCACGGCGCGGGCGTTGGGCAAGGTGAGCGGGGCGTGGCTGGGGGCCAGCCTGGCCGGCGCGAAGGCCAAGGTGCGGCGTTACCTGGGCCTGGCCCTGCTTTCCCAGGCGGACGTGGCCATCGGCTTGATTTTCATTTTGCGCGGCGATGGCCAACTGGCCGACTTGGCCCAGGTCATCACGCCGGTGGTCTTGGGTGGAGTGGTCTTGGCCGAGGTTTTGGGGCCGATCAGCGCCCGTTGGGCCATCGGCCGGGCTGGTGAGGACGAGGCCGCCTTGGGCCCCAGCGCCGCGGCGGCCTGCCCCGTCGTCGGCCCGGATGCGCAAAACGGCTATCTCCTGACGCCGTGGACCTGGGAGCGCCTGACGCCGCCGCCCCGGCCGCGCGGGCAGGTGCTTTTCGTGCTCGACGACGCCCGCACCGCGGCCGTTTTAGCCCGCCTGGCGGCGATCATCGCCCACGGCGGCCAGGCCAGCCCCACGGCCATGCGCCTGTTGCCGCCGGGCGACAATGGCCCCCAGAGCCAGACGCTGAGCATGTTGACCACCGCCGCCGAGCAGATCCGCTCCATGGGCGGGGCCATGGCCAGCGAGATCGTCGAATCGACCGATCCGGCCCAGGCCATCGCCCATCAGGCCCGAACCGGCCCGGCCACGGCCATCCTGCTGGCCCAGCCGCCAGACAACGCCGCCCGCGAGTTCAAGCGGTTCCTCGACGAACTGATCGAACTGGCGCCCTGCCCGGTGATCGTGGCGCGGCCCTGCGGGGCCCTGCACACCGAGCGCATCCTGGTCCCGGTGGCCGACCGCAACGACCTGCGCGTCCTGGCCCCCCTGGTGCGGGCCCTGTCCAGCGTGGGCCATCACCGCATCACCCTGATGACCATGCTGGCCTCCAACGCCCTCGACGAAGAGCTGGAAGACGCCGAGGATGAGCTGGACCAGTGGGCCCGCCAGGAAGACCTGGCCCCGGTGGTGCGAGGCCTGGCCGTGGCCGCCGAAAACCGCGCCCAGGCCATCGTCGCCGAGGCCCAGCGCCACGACCTGTTGGTCATGACCATGGACGGCGGTGGCTGGCAAGGGCTGTTCTTCGGCTCGCTGGCCCAGGAGGTGCAAAGCCGCTGCCAACGGCCGATGTTGCTGGCCCATCGCGGTGGCGCGGCCCCGAACGCGGCCGCGTCCGGTTAAGCCGCCCTGACCGGCAAGGCCAAATCGCCGTGGGCCTGGGCCATGTTGGCGTTCCAATACTCGACCAGGGCGCTGAGTCTGGCCATCTCCGGGCCGCCCAGTTTCATGCCCTCGAAGATGATCCAGCGAATATAGGCCTTGCCCGGCTGCTCGGAGGCCATGGCCTGGGCCACGATCGCCTCCGGTTCAAACTCCAGCAGCAGGGAGATGGCCGCCTGGGCCGTGGCCGTGAGCACGGCCACGTCGCCGCCGCCGTTTTCCAGGTCAGCCGCCGAAAGCACCAGGTTGCGCCAAGCTGTTTGCACGTCCATTTCCTGTCCTCCAACAAAAAAGCCCCAGCCCGAGGCGGCTGGGGCCGTGGCCCTGCAATCACTTGGCGGCCGCAATAAGCCACCTCGCCCGCTCCGTCGCCTCGCCGGAACGCGCGCCTAGCCTGGCCGGCAGGTCTTCTGACTCCCGGATCGACCCGGCTTGCAGCGCCTTCCCGCCGCGAGCGGCAGTGGCTGGGGCCCCAAAACACCCCTGGCTGAGCCGGTCCCCGGTCACAGCGGCGGGACCGTGACGGAATCGCACCGTCTTCCCTCGTCGCCCCCAGCGGGGGCGCGGCCAATACTTATTTTTACACCCAAAACAGCGGCCCGCGCAAGGGCCGACGTTCAGCTCAGGCTGGCCCCCAGTTCGGCCACCTCGGAACGCTCGCCCTTGAGCATGGTCACATGCCCGCTGAGGGTCGAGCCCTTGATTTGCTCCACCAGCCTGGTCAGGCCGTTGCTGGCCGAATCCAGATAGGGGTGGTCTATCTGCTCCACGTCGCCGGTAAAGATAATCTTGGAGCCCTCGCCGACCCTGGTGATGAGGGTCTTGATGGCGTGGCTGGTGCAGTTTTGCGCTTCGTCGACGATGATGAACTGGCGGGGAATACTGCGGCCACGGATGTAGGTCAGGGCCTCCAACTCCAGTTTGCCGGTATAGCTCAGATATTCCTCGACATCCTGGCTGGGGCCCTTGTCGAATCCGGGCAGCCGGCGGTTGCCGCCGGGCGATACCGCCGGGCCGGTGTTAAGCAAAAACTGCAGGTTGTCGTAGATAGGCTGCATCCACGGGCGTAGCTTTTCGTTCTTGTCGCCAGGCAGAAAGCCCAAATCCTGGCCGTCCAGGGGAATCACCGGCCTGGTCACCAGCAGGCGGCGATAAGCCCCCTGCTCGACTACCTGCTCCAACCCGGCGGCCAGGGCCAGCAGAGTCTTGCCCGTGCCCGCGCCGCCAGCCAGGGTCACCACCTTGACCTCGGGGTCCAGCAGCAGCTCCATGGCGAAGGCCTGCTCCTTGTTGCGCGGAACCAGCCCAAAACACTGACGTTCATTCTGGGCCAGCAGGGCGCGCAGAGCCCCGTCCTTGAACCGGGCCAGGGCCGAGGCCGAAGGTTTTTCCCGGCCGCGCAGGATGACGAACTGGTTGGGATGCAACGCCCAATCCGCTTCCAGGGGCAGGGCGCGCTCGCGAAAAAAGGCGTCCAGGCTGGCCTGAGGCGCGGCGATCTCGGCCACGCCGCCGTACAGGTGGCGAAAATCGACCTTGTCGTTGGCCAGATCCTCGGCGTGCACGCCCAGCACGTCGGCCTTGACGCGCAGGTTCAAGTCCTTGGAGACCAGCGTGACGTTGCCGTTGGCCTGGTCCTGGGCCAAATTGAGGGCCACGGCCAGAATCAGGTTGTCGGGCTTGCTGAAATCCAGCACGTCCAGCTCGGGCGGCAGGCCACGCAGGCTGCGGTGATTGATCTCGATGCGCAGGCTGCCGCCGCCCTCCAACGGCACGCCGTCGGCCAGCGTCCCCAGGGCGCGCAGTTGATCCAGGTTGCGCGAGACCTCGCGGGCGTTGCGGCCGATCTCGTCCTGACGCTTTTTCTGGGCGTCGATCTCCTCGATCACCGCCAGGGGGATGACCACGTTGTGCTCGGCAAAGACAAATGGCGAGCGTGGGTTGTGCAACAGCACGTTGGTGTCCAGGACAAAGGTCTTTTTCATCGGCCAGCGATTCCACCTTTCCGGGCGCACCGCCCCGTCGCCGCGCCGGCCGTCAGGGCCGGGGCGGGTTGTAGCACATCGCGTGGGTCATGGGCTTTGGCCTGCTAGCTTCTCAAAAAAGGGCGTAGATGAAAGGCGCCACCGCCGAGCCCTGGGTCAGCACGATCAACGCGCCCAACAACACCAGCATGACGACGATCGGCAGCAGCCAAAACTTCTTGGTTTCCTTCAAAAAACCCCAAAATTGGCCCAAAACTGACAGTTTGCTCACCGGCGCTTCTCCAAACCGGTTGTCAATACATCTTTTCGGTGGAAGCCGGATCGTATTGGTCATCGGGGCAGTAACGCCAATAAGAGTCGCGGTCCTTGAGCTTCAAGTCCAATAAATCCTTGCCCAACAAGCGCAGAATCAGGCCCGTGGGCGTAAGCACCAAAACAAACAGCACGCACAGCAAAAACCGCGACATGAACCAGCCCAGCACCAGGGCCAGGCCCATCCACAGGCGATAGACCGGCTTGAGGCCCGCCGGCCAGGCAAGGCCCCAGGCGCCGAAAACAAGCCCCAGGCCGACCGACCACGGGCCCCAGGGCCTATCGCCCCACCAGCCCAGGCCGCCGATCAGCCCAAAGGCCACCAGGAAGACCAGGCCCAGGTTGCGCAGATCGCGCCGTTGGGGATCGAGCCGGCCGAATTCTTGTTTGATGTCGCCCAAAAAACCCATGCGGCTAATCCAATTCAAAGCGCGTGCGCCAGTCTTCGTCCTCGCGCCAGGCCGGCTGATTGGTTTTTTCCAGCAAGAACGGCCCCAACGCCAAATAGTCCATCTCGGTGCGCATGAAACAGGCGTAGGCGTCGCCGGGCGTGCAGACGATGGGCTCGCCGCGCACGTTGAAGCTGGTGTTGACCAGCGTGGCGCAGCCGGTGAGTTCTTCCATGGCCCGTAGCAGGGCGTGATAAAGGGGGTTGGTTTCCTGATGCACGGTCTGGATGCGCGCCGAATAGTCCACGTGGGTCACCGCCGGGATCGTCGAGCGCACGACGTGCAGCTTTTCGATGCCAAACAAGCGCTTCTGCTCGTCGGTCATGGGCCGTTGCAACTCCCGGCGCACGCCAGCCACCAGGAGCATGTAGGGGCTGGGCCGCTCGAGGTCAAAGTAATCGGCCGCGCGCTCGGCCAGCACCGATGGGGCAAAAGGCCGGAACGACTCACGATATTTGATCTTGAGGTTCATCACCGACTGGATGTTGGGGCTGCGGGCGTCGCCCAGAATCGAGCGTCCGCCCAGGGCGCGGGGGCCGAACTCCATGCGCCCCTCAAACCACCCCACGACCTTCTCGTCGGCGATCAGCCGGGCCACCCGCCGCGGCAACTCCTCCCAGCCCAGGCGTTGGAAAGGGATGCCGCCGTCGATCAAGAAGCGCTCGATCTCCGCCTCGCCGAACTCGGGGCCCAGGTACGATCCGGCCTGCGCCTCGTCGCGGCCCGTGGCCCGCCGCGGCTTGCCCAGGTATTGATGCCAGGCGAACAGGGCCGCGCCCAGGGCCCCGCCGGCGTCGCCGGCCGCCGGTTGAATCCAGATCTCCTCGAAGGGCCCCTCGCGCAGGAGCTTGCCGTTGGCCACGCAGTTGAGGGCCACGCCGCCGGCCAGGCAGAGGTTCTTTTCGCCGGTCTGGGCGTGGATATGCCGGGCGGTGCGCATGACGACTTCTTCGGTGACCTTTTGCACGCTGGCGGCCAGGTCCATCTCCCGCTGGGTCAAGGGTGATTCCGGCTTGCGCGGCGGCCCGCCGAAAAGCTTGGCGAAGCGGTCGTTGGTCATGGTCAAGCCCTGGCAATAATTGAAATATCGCATATCGAGCTTGTATGAGCCGTCGTCCTTGAGGTCGATGAGTTTGTCGAGGATGACATCGACATACTTGGGCTCGCCATAGGGCGCCAGGCCCATGATCTTGTATTCGCCCGAATTGACTTTGAAACCGGTGAAATAAGTGAAAGCGGAATAAAGCAGGCCCAATGAATGGGGGAACCTGATCTCGGCCTTGATCTTGATCTGGTTGCCGTCGCCAACGCCCCACGAGGTGGTGGTCCATTCGCCCACGCCGTCGAGGGTGAGGAAGGCGGCGCGCTGAAACGGCGAAGGAAAAAAGGCCGAGGCGGCATGCGACTGATGATGCTCGGGAAAAATGATCTTGCCGTCGTAGTCCAGTTCTTTTTGGATCACGTCGGGCAGCCAGAGTTTTTGCCGCAGCCACAGGGGCATGGCCATGGTGAACGAGCGCAGGCCAGCCGGCGCGAAGGCCAGGTAGGTCTCCAGCAGGCGATCGAACTTGCTCAGGGGCTTGTCGTAAAAGGCGACCACGTCCAGGTCGGCGGCCGTGATCCCGCCTTGCTCCAGACAGTAGCGCGCGGCGTTGGTCGGAAACTCGTGGTCGTGTTTGACGCGGGTCCAGCGTTCCTCCTGGCCGGCGGCGACAATGCGGCCGTCCTGCACCAGGCAAGCGGCCGAATCGTGATAATAACCAGATATTCCCAGTATGTTCAAATCACATCCCAACGCTGCCGAATATTGTCATGGATGGTATTTCGCCGCCATCTGTTTGTCAAACGGCGACATGGTGACAAAAACGCTTCGTCGCCATGCCGCCGTTTTTTCAGTCCATCTTGGCCAGGTACTTTTTGGCCAGGCCCGCCTGGCTGCTCTTGGGATAGGTGTTGACCAACTTGTTCAACACGATCTTGGCCGTGCGCTTGTCGCCAAGGGCCGAAAACGCCAGGCCCTGCTTGAGCATGGCCGCCGGCGCCTTGGCGTTTTTGGCGTAGCGCTTGATCACCTGGTTGTAGGCCAGGATCGCTTCTTCGAAGCGCTTTTGGCTGTAATAGCACTCGCCGACCCAGAATTGCGCCGAGGCGGCGTAGGCGCCGTCCGGCTTGTCCTTGAGCAGCTCCTCGAAACGGTCTCGGGCGGCGTCGAAGGATTTCTGTTCATAGAGCCGGAGAGCCAGGTTATAGCGCTCCTTGTCGGAAAGCTTGGCCGGCGCGGCGGAGCTTGGGCCGGTTTTTTCCTCGACGGTGGGCACGGTGGCGGCGACGGCCTCGTCACCACCGGTCAGGCCGCCCTCCGTCGCCGGGGCGGGCGGTGGTGGCGCGCTGATGCCCAGGTATTTCTCGACCTTGGCCAGGCGTTGTTCGATGTGCTGCAACGACTGGCTCATCTGCTCGGCGGCCCCGCCACCCATATGGCTGGCTTCGTCCACCTGCCCGCTCAGCCGCGCCAACTCCTGCCGCATGACCGTCAGGTCGGCCACGACCTCGGCCTGGGGCTGGCGCTGGCTGTCCATCTGCGTCGACATCTGGTCGACCTTCTGGGACAGCTTGCGCAGTTGGGCCTGATTGCTGTTGACGACCCCCTGCAGGGCGTCGAATCTCTCTTGGGTGACCGCGCAACCGGTCGTCAGCATCGCGGCCAACGCCACGACCGCGGCCATCATCAGCGTTTTCTTCATCGTCACGCCCCCATCTCCGGCCCTCGCCGCCACGACAAGCGTCTTACTTGATCACGAAATGACCCCGGCGATTGGCGGCGTAGGCCTCTTCGGTGTTGCCGGGGACCAGGGGCCGCTCCTCGCCGTAACTGACCACTTCCAGGCGGTCGGAGGCCACGCCCATGGCCATCAGGTACTGCTCGCAGGCGCGGGCGCGCTTCTCACCCAGGGCCATGTTGTAGGAGTTGGAGCCGCGCTCGTCGCAGTGACCCTCGACGATGACCGTCACCTCGGGATGCTGCGAGAGGAACTGGGCCTTGTCGTTGAGGATCTGCTTGGCCTCGGCCGACAGGTCGTAGCGGTCGTAGTCGAAGTGCACGTCCTGGTTTTCGAAGATTTCGCGCATGGTCTGCTCGCCGCCACGGGCCTGCTCTTCGGCCAGGCGGGCCTCGCGCAGACGGCGCTCGCGCTCGGCGGCCAGGCGGGCCTGTTCCTCGGCGCTCAACTCACCAGGACCGGCCACTTTTTGCTTGGAGCAGCCGGCGACCATGGCCATGCTGAAGCACAGCGCGGCCACCATTGCAAAAATCGCGAATTTTTTCACTTTTCCATCTCCATGAAATTTAATGCATGCCAACGCCATTGCTTTATTTATTTCACCACCCCCGCGGGAGACCAAGCCGGGTCGGTCTGGTTGCCGGACAGGTTGGTCAGCCGTTTGATGGGCAGGCCCTCGTAGGTGATGACGTAAATCTGATATTGACCGGTCTGCCGGCCGGAATAGGCGATCAAACGCCCATCCGGCGACCAGCTTGGCTCCTCGCTGGCGGTCATGCCTCTGGTCAGCACCCGCAGGTCGCCGCCATCGGGCCTGATGGTGCAGATCTGAAACACGCCGTTGATCTCGGCCTGGAAGGCGATCAAATTGCCCTTGGGCGACCAGTCCGGAGCCGCGCAATACTTCAGGCCATAGGTCAGGCGGCTGATCTGGCCGGAGTTGAGGTCCATGACGTAGATCTGGGGCGATCCGCCGCGGTCGGAGACAAAGGCCATGCGGCCGCCGTCGGGCGAAAAGGTCGGCGCCACCTCGATGCCCCAGCCGTTGGTCAACTGGCGCAGTTCGCGGCCGGTCTGGTCGTTGAGGAAGATGTTGGTCTTGCCAGTGTGACTCATGGCCACGGCCAGATAGCCCGAGCCCGGCTGGAAGGCCGGCGTGATGTTGACGCCGGGCTTGCCCACGGCCACCCGACCCGAGCCGCCGCGCTGCGAGTGCAGCATGACCACCGGCCGCCGGTTGACGTAGGTGGTGTAGGCCAGCAGCTCGCCGTTTTGGCTCCACGCGGGATAAAGGCAGATGTCGTTGCGGTTGGTCAGCGCGCGGACGTTTGATCCGTCGTAGCGCATGAGCATGATCTCTTTTTTGCCGCTGGCGGTG
Protein-coding regions in this window:
- a CDS encoding cation:proton antiporter, whose translation is MAAQSALILGVLLAAGFACAKLAQRLRLPSVTGYILAGALLGPSGLALFSPRILAEDLGHFSQLAIMLIAFGVGEHLEWAKLRSALMRVTLVGLGETSLAFACVASACVLAAELGGLGPATWQASDYLALAALLGAVSVATAPATTMHVLRELRAAGPLTNAVMTAIAVNNAVALAVFGLAMGAAGQLTGAAGGSLWAAVGVSLADSALSLGLGLCAGLAIAMTTRRLRRRGEMLTAGLALLLLCGVTALWLGLSPLLAGMAAGCLIVNRRQRDVRLFRAINDFEPPIYVLFFTMAGASLHLGALAAAGGVSLVYFTARALGKVSGAWLGASLAGAKAKVRRYLGLALLSQADVAIGLIFILRGDGQLADLAQVITPVVLGGVVLAEVLGPISARWAIGRAGEDEAALGPSAAAACPVVGPDAQNGYLLTPWTWERLTPPPRPRGQVLFVLDDARTAAVLARLAAIIAHGGQASPTAMRLLPPGDNGPQSQTLSMLTTAAEQIRSMGGAMASEIVESTDPAQAIAHQARTGPATAILLAQPPDNAAREFKRFLDELIELAPCPVIVARPCGALHTERILVPVADRNDLRVLAPLVRALSSVGHHRITLMTMLASNALDEELEDAEDELDQWARQEDLAPVVRGLAVAAENRAQAIVAEAQRHDLLVMTMDGGGWQGLFFGSLAQEVQSRCQRPMLLAHRGGAAPNAAASG
- a CDS encoding PhoH family protein, coding for MKKTFVLDTNVLLHNPRSPFVFAEHNVVIPLAVIEEIDAQKKRQDEIGRNAREVSRNLDQLRALGTLADGVPLEGGGSLRIEINHRSLRGLPPELDVLDFSKPDNLILAVALNLAQDQANGNVTLVSKDLNLRVKADVLGVHAEDLANDKVDFRHLYGGVAEIAAPQASLDAFFRERALPLEADWALHPNQFVILRGREKPSASALARFKDGALRALLAQNERQCFGLVPRNKEQAFAMELLLDPEVKVVTLAGGAGTGKTLLALAAGLEQVVEQGAYRRLLVTRPVIPLDGQDLGFLPGDKNEKLRPWMQPIYDNLQFLLNTGPAVSPGGNRRLPGFDKGPSQDVEEYLSYTGKLELEALTYIRGRSIPRQFIIVDEAQNCTSHAIKTLITRVGEGSKIIFTGDVEQIDHPYLDSASNGLTRLVEQIKGSTLSGHVTMLKGERSEVAELGASLS
- a CDS encoding DUF5989 family protein; translated protein: MSKLSVLGQFWGFLKETKKFWLLPIVVMLVLLGALIVLTQGSAVAPFIYALF
- a CDS encoding SxtJ family membrane protein, translating into MGFLGDIKQEFGRLDPQRRDLRNLGLVFLVAFGLIGGLGWWGDRPWGPWSVGLGLVFGAWGLAWPAGLKPVYRLWMGLALVLGWFMSRFLLCVLFVLVLTPTGLILRLLGKDLLDLKLKDRDSYWRYCPDDQYDPASTEKMY
- a CDS encoding carbamoyltransferase family protein — protein: MNILGISGYYHDSAACLVQDGRIVAAGQEERWTRVKHDHEFPTNAARYCLEQGGITAADLDVVAFYDKPLSKFDRLLETYLAFAPAGLRSFTMAMPLWLRQKLWLPDVIQKELDYDGKIIFPEHHQSHAASAFFPSPFQRAAFLTLDGVGEWTTTSWGVGDGNQIKIKAEIRFPHSLGLLYSAFTYFTGFKVNSGEYKIMGLAPYGEPKYVDVILDKLIDLKDDGSYKLDMRYFNYCQGLTMTNDRFAKLFGGPPRKPESPLTQREMDLAASVQKVTEEVVMRTARHIHAQTGEKNLCLAGGVALNCVANGKLLREGPFEEIWIQPAAGDAGGALGAALFAWHQYLGKPRRATGRDEAQAGSYLGPEFGEAEIERFLIDGGIPFQRLGWEELPRRVARLIADEKVVGWFEGRMEFGPRALGGRSILGDARSPNIQSVMNLKIKYRESFRPFAPSVLAERAADYFDLERPSPYMLLVAGVRRELQRPMTDEQKRLFGIEKLHVVRSTIPAVTHVDYSARIQTVHQETNPLYHALLRAMEELTGCATLVNTSFNVRGEPIVCTPGDAYACFMRTEMDYLALGPFLLEKTNQPAWREDEDWRTRFELD
- the ybgF gene encoding tol-pal system protein YbgF, producing MKKTLMMAAVVALAAMLTTGCAVTQERFDALQGVVNSNQAQLRKLSQKVDQMSTQMDSQRQPQAEVVADLTVMRQELARLSGQVDEASHMGGGAAEQMSQSLQHIEQRLAKVEKYLGISAPPPPAPATEGGLTGGDEAVAATVPTVEEKTGPSSAAPAKLSDKERYNLALRLYEQKSFDAARDRFEELLKDKPDGAYAASAQFWVGECYYSQKRFEEAILAYNQVIKRYAKNAKAPAAMLKQGLAFSALGDKRTAKIVLNKLVNTYPKSSQAGLAKKYLAKMD
- the pal gene encoding peptidoglycan-associated lipoprotein Pal; its protein translation is MKKFAIFAMVAALCFSMAMVAGCSKQKVAGPGELSAEEQARLAAERERRLREARLAEEQARGGEQTMREIFENQDVHFDYDRYDLSAEAKQILNDKAQFLSQHPEVTVIVEGHCDERGSNSYNMALGEKRARACEQYLMAMGVASDRLEVVSYGEERPLVPGNTEEAYAANRRGHFVIK
- a CDS encoding PD40 domain-containing protein; this encodes MIGAELLVAVGYGRVGNEVSLMCSLFDVVEGKRLVGVRYDGGVDQLPAMMDRFADEIMKAVTGERSVFSTMIAFVSTASGKKEIMLMRYDGSNVRALTNRNDICLYPAWSQNGELLAYTTYVNRRPVVMLHSQRGGSGRVAVGKPGVNITPAFQPGSGYLAVAMSHTGKTNIFLNDQTGRELRQLTNGWGIEVAPTFSPDGGRMAFVSDRGGSPQIYVMDLNSGQISRLTYGLKYCAAPDWSPKGNLIAFQAEINGVFQICTIRPDGGDLRVLTRGMTASEEPSWSPDGRLIAYSGRQTGQYQIYVITYEGLPIKRLTNLSGNQTDPAWSPAGVVK